A single region of the Chelmon rostratus isolate fCheRos1 chromosome 5, fCheRos1.pri, whole genome shotgun sequence genome encodes:
- the tars1 gene encoding threonine--tRNA ligase 1, cytoplasmic, whose protein sequence is MADQTVVEKMSELQVDAGKKGGTESGKDGGKKKAKSAAGESGGRAELSQPPQYIDERLALYTKLKAEHDALMAERAAKNSRAIKVTLPDGKVVEAESWKTTPYQVACGISQGLADNTVIAKVNNGVWDLDRPLEDDCSLQLLKFDDEEAQAVYWHSSAHILGEAMERVYGGCLCYGPPIENGFYYDMFLENNEGVSSNDFPCLENLCKKIIKEKQPFERLEIKKETLLEMFKYNKFKCRILNEKVTTPTTTVYRCGPLIDLCRGPHVRHTGKIKALKVHKNSSTYWEGKADMETLQRIYGISFPDPKMLKEWEKFQEEAKNRDHRKLGREQDLFFFHDLSPGSCFFLPKGAFLYNTLIEFIRSEYRKRGFQEVVTPNIYNSKLWQTSGHWQHYSENMFSFEVEKETFALKPMNCPGHCLMFDHRPRSWRELPLRMADFGVLHRNELSGALTGLTRVRRFQQDDAHIFCTMDQIEEEIKGCLDFLRTVYEVFGFTFKLNLSTRPEKFLGDPDVWDKAEKQLENSLNDFGEKWVLNPGDGAFYGPKIDIQIKDAIGRYHQCATIQLDFQLPIRFNLTFVSHDGDDKKRPVIIHRAILGSVERMIAILTENYGGKWPLWLSPRQVMVVPVGPTCEEYAQKVKEEFHNSGFMTDVDLDAGCTLNKKIRNAQLAQYNFILVVGEKEKTSNTVNVRTRDNKVHGERTVEECIERLKQLKTTRNRNAEEDF, encoded by the exons ATGGCTGACCAGACTGTCGTGGAGAAAATGAGCGAATTGCAAGTGGACGCCGGGAAAAAG GGAGGAACTGAAAGTGgtaaagatggaggaaagaagaaggCTAAAAGTGCTGCTGGAGAGTCTGGAGGCAGGGCTGAG CTATCGCAACCACCTCAGTACATCGATGAGCGTCTTGCTTTGTACACAAAACTGAAAGCTGAGCACGATGCCCTGATGGCAGAGAGGGCTGCGAAGAATAGCCGAGCCATCAAGGTGACCCTGCCCGATGGAAAGGTGGTGGAGGCTGAGTCCTGGAAGACCACACCGTACCAGGTGGCCTGCGGAATCAG TCAGGGCCTCGCGGACAACACAGTAATTGCAAAAGTGAACAACGGTGTGTGGGACTTGGACAGACCTTTAGAGGATGACTGCAGCCTTCAGTTGCTCAAGTTTGATGACGAGGAGGCTCAAGCT GTTTATTGGCACTCCAGCGCCCATATCTTGGGTGAGGCCATGGAGAGGGTGTATGGAGGCTGCCTCTGCTACGGTCCCCCCATTGAGAACGGCTTCTACTACGACATGTTCCTGGAGAACAATGA GGGTGTATCAAGCAATGACTTCCCATGTCTGGAGAACTTGTGCAAGAAAATTATCAAGGAGAAGCAGccatttgagaggctggagaTAAAGAAGGAGACTCTGTTGGAAATGTTCAAG TACAACAAGTTTAAGTGTCGCATTCTGAATGAGAAGGTCACCACTCCCACTACCACAGTTTACAG GTGTGGTCCCTTAATTGATTTGTGTCGGGGGCCCCATGTGAGACATACTGGGAAAATCAAGGCACTGAAGGTCCACAAG AATTCGTCTACATACTGGGAAGGAAAGGCGGACATGGAAACCCTCCAGAGAATCTACGGAATCTCCTTCCCTGACCCCAAAATGCTCAAAGAGTGGGAGAAGTTTCAGGAGGAGGCCAAGAACAGAGATCACCGCAAACTAGGCCGG gagCAGGACCTGTTCTTCTTCCATGACCTGAGTCCAGGGAGCTGCTTCTTCCTGCCGAAGGGAGCCTTCCTCTACAACACCCTGATTGAATTCATCAGA AGTGAGTACAGGAAGAGGGGTTTCCAGGAGGTGGTGACGCCCAACATCTACAACAGTAAGCTGTGGCAGACCTCTGGACACTGGCAGCACTACAGCGAGAACATGTTCTCCTTTGAGGTCGAGAAGGAGACCTTTGCCCTCAAGCCCATGAACTGCCCGGGACACTG TCTGATGTTCGATCACCGGCCACGCTCTTGGAGGGAGTTGCCCCTTCGCATGGCAGACTTTGGCGTCCTGCACAGGAACGAGCTGTCGGGAGCCCTGACCGGTCTCACCCGCGTCCGCCGCTTCCAGCAGGATGATGCTCATATCTTCTGCACCATGGACCAG ATTGAGGAGGAGATCAAGGGCTGCCTGGACTTCCTGCGGACTGTTTATGAAGTGTTTGGCTTCACTTTCAAACTCAACCTGTCCACAAGACCGGAGAAGTTCCTGGGAGACCCAGACGTCTGGGACAAAGCAGAAAAG caaCTGGAGAACAGCTTGAATGACTTTGGGGAGAAATGGGTTCTCAACCCTGGCGATGGAGCTTTTTATGGACCAAAG ATCGACATTCAGATCAAGGATGCCATTGGCCGGTACCACCAGTGTGCCACAATTCAGCTTGATTTCCAGCTCCCCATCCGCTTTAATCTCACCTTTGTCAG CCATGACGGTGATGACAAGAAAAGACCAGTGATCATCCACAGAGCTATCCTGGGATCAGTAGAGAGGATGATCGCTATTCTGACTGAAAACTACGGAGGCAAATG GCCACTGTGGCTCTCTCCTCGCCAAGTCATGGTTGTACCCGTGGGGCCGACCTGTGAGGAGTACGCTCAGAAG GTCAAGGAGGAATTTCACAACAGCGGCTTCATGACCGATGTGGATCTTGACGCCGGCTGCACTCTGAACAAGAAGATCAGAAATGCACAGTTGGCGCAGTACAACTTCATCCTGG TGgtgggagagaaggagaagacgAGTAACACTGTGAATGTACGCACCCGGGataacaaagtccacggcgagCGCACTGTGGAGGAGTGCATTGAGCGTCTGAAACAGCTTAAGACCACCAGGAACCGAAACGCTGAGGAGGATTTCTGA